The nucleotide window ACGGCATCTCCGACAACGACCGGAAGTACTACTCGATCGAGCGCGCCCGCGACGTACTTGGCTACGACCCACAGGATAACTCCGCCCACCACGACTAACGGCCGTTTTTGGCCACTCGAGACCACTTCCGTCGGCCGACCCCACCACCGAAGGTGCAACCACGACGTTTTGTCGCCGGCTGTCACAGTAGGGCTATGGAGTATACGACGCTCGGTTCGACCGGGATGACCGTCAGCCGCATCGGTCTGGGCTGTATGAGCTTCGGTAGCGGCCAGGAGTGGATGCTCGACCGCAACGCAAGCACCGACCTCATCGAGCGGGCGATCGACCTCGGAATCAACTTCTTCGACACCGCGAACGTCTACTCTACGGGCGAGTCCGAGGAGATCGTCGGCGACGCGCTCGCTGGCTACGATCGGGACGCACACGTCGTCGCGACGAAGGTCTACGCCGAGATGAACCCAGACAACCCGAACGCGAGCGGCCTGTCGCGAAAGGCCATCGAGCAAGAACTCGAGGCGAGTCTCGATCGACTGGGGATGGAGACGGTCGACCTCTATCAGCTCCACCGGTGGGATTACGAGACGCCGATCGAACAGACGCTGCGAGCGCTTGACGACGCCGTTCGACGCGGAAAGGCGCGGTACATCGGGGCCTCATCGATGTGGGCCTACCAGTTCGCCGAGGCCCTCAAGACGTGTGACTCGCTCGGCCTCGAGCGAGTCGCGACGATGCAAAACCACTACAACGTCTTCTACCGCGAGGAAGAACGCGAGATGTTACCTCTCTGTGATCGCGAGGGCGTCGGCGTCACCCCGTGGTCGCCGCTGGCCCGCGGTGTCGGCACTCGTCCCCACGACGAACTCGATTCGACCACGCGCGGCCGAACGGACGAATCTCTGTCACAGATTCCGTATCTGCAGGGCGGCGGTGAGGAGATCAACGAACGGATTCAGGAACTGGCCGCCGAGAACGGTGTTACGATGGCCCAGATTTCGCTGGCCTGGCTGCTCCACAAGGAGTGGGTCGACGCACCCATCATCGGCACGACGAGCGTCGAACACTTAGAGCAGGCCGTCGAGGCGCTCGAGATTTCGCTGTCGGCATCGGAACTCGCGTACCTCGAGGAGCCGTACGAACCGTTGCCAGTCACCGGCCACGAGTAATCGCTGGCACCTGTTTAGAACAACCCCTCGACGTCGTCTTCCCGCGCCTGTCGGCGGCTGACGTGATCACACAGTCGCTGATAGACGATTCCGCGGTGCTCGTCCTCCCGGACGAAATCGAACAGCAACGTGATGAACCGACTCCCGTCGTCGCCGGCCGCTAGATCTGTGTCGGCGTATCGTCGGGCCTGCTCGACCGGTTCGCGGTCGAATCCCAGTTCGCCGGCGAGAATCGGTGCCGCGACCGCCGTCGATCCGAATTCGAGCGTCGACAGCGTCGGAACCGACCCGTTGTGTGTCAGTCGAACCGGCGGTCGGCGCTCGATACGCTCGGGGTCCGTTGCAAGTTCCGTCAGAAACGCACGGATCGGCGGCAGCGAGACGCCACGATACGTCGCGGGGAGCCCCGAGAGATACTCGAGGGCGCTGTCTGCTACTCCGACGGCCCCCTCCCAGTTGCGGTCGCGAGCGTGATAGACAGCGGCTGTACACTGGATCAACCCGTGGAGCAGTCGCTCGTCGTCCGTCCCTTCGTCGAGTTCGAGCCAGCGATCTTCCCACGCGTCGTGAGCGCCATGGTAGTAGCCTGCGTTGTAGATGGCAGCACCGGCCCGAAGCTGGTCGCGCATACCCGTCGTAGGCACTCGAGCCTCGAGTCACTGTTGTCCCGACCGAGTCGAGACTCCGCGATAGAACGTCGTGGTCGCCGGATACATGCCGCCTCCGGCAGGGCGGGCAGACAACTGTGGAAGGGCACGCAACGAACCCCTGACCGGTTACTGGCCGCCACCGGTCACGGCGGTACTCGAGTACGCATCGGTGTTCCTCATTAGTATGCAGTTGTTTCCCATACACTGGCTCGCGTTATGGCGGCTATTCTCCCCGTACGAAATCGTAAGAAGGTCCTACCGAACGCCACAGCGGGTGTCAGACAGTCCATCGGATTCCGCTCGTGACGGTTAGGCGTTCTCGAAGCCGTCCTCCCAGCGGAACCGACCGTTTCGCTGGACGACCTCGCCGTCGACCTCGAGTCGTGACCCTTCGCTGACGTCGGTGATCAGGTCGACGTGGACAGCCGACTCGTTTCCAGACTCCCCATCGGGAAGATTCGCGTCGTAGGCGCGCCCGAGCGCGAGGTGCACTGTCTCGCCCATCTTCTCGTCGAACAGGATGTTGTCTGTGTAACGGTCGATTCCACGGTTCATCCCGATTCCGAGTTCGCCGAGGCGACGCGCCCCGTCGTCCGTCTCGAGGACTTCTTCGATCACCCTCGCGCCCTGCTCGGCGTCGAACTCGACCACCTCGCCCTCGTCAAACTCGAGGCGAACGTTTCGGACCGATTCACCGCGGATGGTCATCGGTACATCAAACGTCACCTCGCCGTCGGTCGCATACGGCGCGGTAAACACCTCGCCGCTGGGGAGGTTGTGCGAATCGTAGGCCACTGAGGCGGCGCTGTTGACGGCCGTCCGATCGTCGATTCGCATGGTGAGATCGGTGTCGATCGAGACGAGTCGGACTTCCGATCCCGCGTCGAGTATTCGCTTCAACCGGTCCATTTCATCGGCCAACGACCCCCAGTCACGGAGGATCGCGTCGTAGGCGAACTCCTGGTACGCTTCGTAGGCCATGTTGGCTTGCTGGGCGAGCGACCGTGTCGGATGCACCGTCGACATCCAGCGCGTTCCGAGCCGTGTCTCACGAATTCCGGCTCTGGCGCTGTTGTAGGCCTGTCGAGTCTCGGTAGGGACGTCCGCCGTCGCGCTCGTATTTCGTCCACCGCCAAGCGAGAGATACACGTCGGCCTGTTCGACGACAGCGAGTTCGTGGGCCGGATCCTCGTCGAAGTCTCCGTCGTGAGCCCGAAGATACGCGCGCGTAACTTCGCCGGAGCTGTACGTGGCAAGCAGATTCGCCCCCCGTTCGCCGAGACACTCGGCGACCGCGACGGCGAGTTCGTGCGCATCGGGTCCCACTGAAAGCACGACGTTGTCGCCTGCCTCGACGCGAGCGCTCCAGTCGACCAGTACCTCGGCGTGTTCGCGAACGCGTTCGTCCATGTCTGGCACTCTCGAGGGCGGCCACTAAACGCTCTCCGTTAGACGGTGGACGACCGATCATCGGAGTGTCGCTCGCGGGACCGGACGAGCGACACGATCGCATAGACGATCGGCGTGTCGAGAACGGCAATAGCAAGCTTAAGCAGGTACTGGCCGATCATCAACGCAGCGAGGTCGGCGAGACCCAAAACCGGGCCGACACCGAACACAGCAGGCGCAAGCGAGAATGCGACCACAACGAAAATGACGGTATCGATCGCTTGGCTACTCGCTGTCGACGCAATGTTGCGCACCCAGAGCCGATCTCGTCCGGTGTACGAACGGATCCGATGAAAGACGATCACGTCCCAGTTCTGACTGACAATGTAAGCGAGCAAACTCCCAAGGACGATGTTCGTCGAGGCACCGAGAACGTTCTCGAACTGACTCGCGGCGTCGGGATCGACCGCTGGAGCCGTGATCGTCGACCAAACGAGCGCGAGTACAACGAAATTCATCACAAACGCAACGTTAACGACTACCTGTCCTGCCCGTCGGCCGTACAGTTCCGTGTAGCAATCGCTCGCGACGAAGGTCAGCGCGTACGCGAGCGCTGCGCCAGGCAGAACGAGTTCCGAGCCGGTCACCGGTAGCGAGATCGGCAGGGAAAACGCCAGTATCTTCGATGCAGTCACCTGTGCTGTAACGAGCGCCGTCACGAAGAGCCCGATAAGCGCTACTTGTGCAACCGTCGGTCCACGACGAGACGCTCTCTCGGATCGAGTCACGACCACGTCATATCCATCGAACCTACCTAAACGATTCGAGACGGCGCTCGAAAAACCAACCTACCAGCAAAACCTATCATCCAGTCTACGCTGGAACCGGACGGTAACACCTCTTAACGAACTCTTCTCACGGTTATGAGAAATATCCTGACGGAAGTATGACTGCTATAGAACACAGAATATACGGTTCGAAAATCGTATTTTCAGCCGTTTCAATCGAGTGTGTGTCTGCCTCTCGAGAGGACGAGTATAACACAACTGTTATCCGTGGCGGGGCACACTCTTTGATTGCAATGGCGAAAGGAAACGTTGATTTCTTCAACGACACAGGCGGCTACGGTTTCATTGAGACGGACGACGCGGACGATGACGTTTTCTTCCACATGGAAGACGTTGGCGGTCCGGACCTCGAAGAAGGTACAGAGATCGAATTCGACATCGAACAGGCCCCCAAGGGCCCCCGCGCCACCAACGTCACCCGCCTGTAATACGGCTCTCTACGTTCGGTACCGGGTTTCACACGTAACTATACATTCTTCAGACGTCACCTTCGAAAGCGATAGTCATCACTCCGGTTCGAAGTCACAGTTTCATCAACAGTACCGAGTCCATCACATCTGCTCTCGCTTCCTGTAGCACCGTCTTACCGACCGTCGGCTGCCAACTTGGAACTGCCCTCACCGGTAGTCTCTCAAAACGTCCTCACGCCCAGTAATACGAGACCGATAACAAATAGTCAGCTAGTTGGTGTCTCCGTGTGGTTACACAATGGACGATCTGACCGGATTTCAACGTGATCTTCTGTACGTGATCGCTGGCGCCGACCAGCCGTCTGGCCAAGACGTGAAAGACGAGATCGAACAGTACTACGACAGTGAAATTAATCACGGCCGACTGTATCCCAATCTCGACACACTCGTCAACAAAGAGCTCGTCGAAAAAGGGCAACTCGATCGCCGAACCAATTATTATGCCATCAGTGATCGCGGCCTCGAGCAGATTGAAGTTCGACGAGAGTGGGAACGACAGTACATCAGCTAGCCGTTTCCAACGCATACATCAATCATCACAGGCTTGCCAGTAGACATTCGTCAGCGACACGATCGTCTTCACACCCGCTCAGTTATCGCTTGCGTGTTCATTAAATCTGGTTTAGGAGCATTCACATCGCCGCTTCCACCATGCGTTTGCTTCCTCGAACAACGTGCTAGCACCCATATTTCCGTATAGTACTCGAGCAAAAATAATTAAATTGCTTCCCACACTGGCTGCACCGCTGTCGTGCAATCGGATGTGCACGGACATTCAGTGGTTACTATAGAATGTGATCCTCAAAAAGCTACACCACTTCAAAACCGATGGTGTCGGTGAATTAATATGATTGGAAGCGGCGAAACGAATTTCCCAGAGGGTCGCCCACTCCAGTACTCACCGTAACGTAGGCGAGCTTATCTTCCGTGTTCGGGATGGGTACGGGAGGCACCTCGCCGCTATGGCCGCTGTAATGCCGACCGGCGGAATCGAACCGCCGTCAGACCACTGTCGGTCTCGTATGTGATATGAATGGAGGCGGCGAAACGAGTTTCCCAGAGGCTCGCGCACTCCAGTACTCGCCGTAACGCAGGCGGGCTTATCTTCCGTGTTCGGGATGGGTACGGGAGGAACCCCGCCGCTGTGGCCGCCGTAACGCCGATCAACGGAATCGAACCGTCGTCATGCCAATATCGGTGGTCTCCGACCGTGTGTATGTGTAGTCCAGTTTGCGTCCGGACCCGTTCACGCGTCACGGATCCAATGCGATGTAATATGATTGTGTGGCTTGGCCGATTAGTGCTCGCGGACTCAACGCCTCGTTGCCTTGGCGCGTACATCCCGAGTCTATCGATCTCGTCTTCTACGAGTGGCCTTGATGGTATCTCTTTTTCAAGTGGGTTTCGAGCTTAGATGCGTTCAGCTCTTACCCCGTGGTGCGTGGCTGCCCGGCACGTGCTCTTTCGAACAACCGGTACACCAGTGGCACCCATTCGTAGTTCCTCTCGTACTATACGAACGTTCTCGTCAGATACCGCACACCCCCAATAGATAGCAGCCGACCTGTCTCACGACGGTCTAAACCCAGCTCACGACCTCCTTTAATAGGCGAACAACCTCACCCTTGCCCGCTTCTGCACGGGCAGGATGGAGGGAACCGACATCGAGGTAGCAAGCCACCCGGTCGATATGTGCTCTTGCGGGTGACGACTCTGTTATCCCTAAGGTAGCTTTTCTGTCAGCAATTGGCCGCATCAAGCAGCCGAATTGGTTCGCTAGACCACGCTTTCGCGTCAGCGTCCGTCGTTGTGCCGGACACTGTCAGACTTCCTTTTGCTCTTGCGCTCTTCCTCGGGT belongs to Natronorubrum aibiense and includes:
- a CDS encoding aldo/keto reductase; the encoded protein is MEYTTLGSTGMTVSRIGLGCMSFGSGQEWMLDRNASTDLIERAIDLGINFFDTANVYSTGESEEIVGDALAGYDRDAHVVATKVYAEMNPDNPNASGLSRKAIEQELEASLDRLGMETVDLYQLHRWDYETPIEQTLRALDDAVRRGKARYIGASSMWAYQFAEALKTCDSLGLERVATMQNHYNVFYREEEREMLPLCDREGVGVTPWSPLARGVGTRPHDELDSTTRGRTDESLSQIPYLQGGGEEINERIQELAAENGVTMAQISLAWLLHKEWVDAPIIGTTSVEHLEQAVEALEISLSASELAYLEEPYEPLPVTGHE
- a CDS encoding DUF309 domain-containing protein, whose product is MRDQLRAGAAIYNAGYYHGAHDAWEDRWLELDEGTDDERLLHGLIQCTAAVYHARDRNWEGAVGVADSALEYLSGLPATYRGVSLPPIRAFLTELATDPERIERRPPVRLTHNGSVPTLSTLEFGSTAVAAPILAGELGFDREPVEQARRYADTDLAAGDDGSRFITLLFDFVREDEHRGIVYQRLCDHVSRRQAREDDVEGLF
- a CDS encoding aminopeptidase; this encodes MDERVREHAEVLVDWSARVEAGDNVVLSVGPDAHELAVAVAECLGERGANLLATYSSGEVTRAYLRAHDGDFDEDPAHELAVVEQADVYLSLGGGRNTSATADVPTETRQAYNSARAGIRETRLGTRWMSTVHPTRSLAQQANMAYEAYQEFAYDAILRDWGSLADEMDRLKRILDAGSEVRLVSIDTDLTMRIDDRTAVNSAASVAYDSHNLPSGEVFTAPYATDGEVTFDVPMTIRGESVRNVRLEFDEGEVVEFDAEQGARVIEEVLETDDGARRLGELGIGMNRGIDRYTDNILFDEKMGETVHLALGRAYDANLPDGESGNESAVHVDLITDVSEGSRLEVDGEVVQRNGRFRWEDGFENA
- a CDS encoding queuosine precursor transporter, which encodes MTRSERASRRGPTVAQVALIGLFVTALVTAQVTASKILAFSLPISLPVTGSELVLPGAALAYALTFVASDCYTELYGRRAGQVVVNVAFVMNFVVLALVWSTITAPAVDPDAASQFENVLGASTNIVLGSLLAYIVSQNWDVIVFHRIRSYTGRDRLWVRNIASTASSQAIDTVIFVVVAFSLAPAVFGVGPVLGLADLAALMIGQYLLKLAIAVLDTPIVYAIVSLVRSRERHSDDRSSTV
- a CDS encoding cold-shock protein — translated: MAKGNVDFFNDTGGYGFIETDDADDDVFFHMEDVGGPDLEEGTEIEFDIEQAPKGPRATNVTRL
- a CDS encoding PadR family transcriptional regulator, whose protein sequence is MDDLTGFQRDLLYVIAGADQPSGQDVKDEIEQYYDSEINHGRLYPNLDTLVNKELVEKGQLDRRTNYYAISDRGLEQIEVRREWERQYIS